One window of the Streptomyces sp. NBC_00259 genome contains the following:
- a CDS encoding substrate-binding domain-containing protein yields the protein MEWVSAENIVALGTAVLGILASAGVLWYERRIPSRKRIGYRIQLDTPIGSNVRNGRSTIRLGLFNDTPDMSDGTLVLLRIENDGSQSIADNDYTGRELHGLTVDFTDRFVRGLAVTQPSGADHLAEHFTPAAGLRFVGNTLYIPRVPLNHGEHFKLLVLLSGGPVGCEVRITGGIRDGEVMPNRAILPDDKTPLFSTAARNITVLLTACVVALAAIIVVRDDTRPPIGCAKGELTITGSTAFAPVARELAKKYEKDCAGSKITVDAHGSAAGIRELAERGEQSDKGSPPLIALSDGPKPGGFAQLRENRVAVSAFALLVNDKVPVKNLALDDVRRIYDGEITDWSELGGPPLGILLVSRDANSGTREVFQRRVLGRNEPANSSRDCLHKDDPGAKVVRCELDSTEQVLATVARLPGAIGYSELRGGAGLKGAHRLDIDGEAPSVETIGASAYPYREIEYAYTYGRPPADSLASSFLNYMRLGGGQDVITTHGHLPCVTPKGLRVCGEE from the coding sequence GTGGAGTGGGTGAGCGCCGAGAACATTGTCGCCTTGGGTACCGCCGTGCTCGGCATCCTGGCCTCGGCCGGCGTGCTCTGGTACGAGCGTCGCATCCCGAGCAGGAAACGCATCGGCTACCGCATCCAGCTCGACACCCCGATCGGCAGCAACGTACGCAACGGCCGGTCCACCATCCGGCTCGGGCTGTTCAACGACACCCCCGACATGTCCGACGGCACCCTCGTCCTGCTGCGCATCGAGAACGACGGCTCGCAGAGCATCGCGGACAACGACTACACGGGCCGTGAACTGCACGGTCTCACCGTCGACTTCACCGACCGCTTCGTCCGCGGCCTCGCCGTCACCCAGCCGTCCGGCGCGGACCATCTGGCGGAGCACTTCACCCCGGCCGCGGGGCTGCGGTTCGTGGGCAACACCCTCTACATCCCGCGCGTTCCGCTCAACCACGGCGAGCACTTCAAGCTGCTGGTGCTGCTCTCGGGCGGGCCGGTCGGCTGCGAGGTCCGGATCACCGGGGGCATCCGCGACGGCGAGGTGATGCCGAACCGCGCCATCCTCCCCGACGACAAGACCCCGCTGTTCAGCACGGCCGCCCGCAACATCACGGTGCTGCTGACCGCCTGTGTCGTCGCGCTCGCCGCGATCATCGTCGTACGGGACGACACCCGGCCGCCGATCGGCTGCGCCAAGGGCGAGCTGACCATCACCGGGTCGACCGCCTTCGCGCCGGTCGCACGGGAGCTGGCGAAGAAGTACGAGAAGGACTGCGCGGGCTCGAAGATCACCGTGGACGCGCACGGCAGTGCCGCCGGGATACGGGAACTCGCCGAACGGGGCGAGCAGTCGGACAAGGGCTCACCGCCCCTGATCGCCCTCTCCGACGGACCGAAACCGGGCGGCTTCGCGCAGCTGCGCGAGAACCGTGTCGCCGTCTCCGCCTTCGCCCTCCTCGTCAACGACAAGGTGCCGGTGAAGAACCTCGCCCTCGACGACGTCCGCAGGATCTACGACGGAGAGATCACCGACTGGAGCGAGCTGGGCGGTCCGCCCCTCGGCATCCTCCTCGTCAGCCGTGACGCCAACTCCGGCACCCGCGAGGTCTTCCAGCGCCGCGTCCTCGGCCGCAACGAGCCGGCGAACTCCTCCCGCGACTGCCTCCACAAGGACGACCCCGGGGCGAAGGTCGTCCGCTGCGAACTCGACAGCACCGAACAGGTCCTGGCCACCGTGGCCAGACTTCCCGGCGCCATCGGCTACAGCGAACTGCGCGGCGGCGCGGGCCTGAAGGGCGCCCACCGGCTCGACATCGACGGCGAGGCGCCGTCGGTCGAGACGATCGGCGCGAGCGCGTACCCGTACCGGGAGATCGAGTACGCGTACACCTACGGCCGGCCGCCGGCCGACTCGCTCGCGTCCAGCTTCCTCAACTACATGAGGCTGGGCGGCGGGCAGGACGTCATCACGACGCACGGGCATCTGCCGTGCGTGACGCCGAAGGGGCTGCGGGTCTGCGGCGAGGAGTGA
- a CDS encoding serine/threonine-protein kinase has translation MDPLTPEDPDRIGPFRLLGRLGTGGMGRVYLARSEGGRTVAVKVVHPQLAAEQEFRLRFAREVAALERVGGTGTAPVIGSDTAGDPPWVAVAYVPGPALKTVVDEEGPLPPDSVRTLAAGLGQALEHIHAAGLVHRDLKPSNILLAVEGPRIIDFGIARAVDTVTDGGLTSTGAVVGSPGFMSPEQVRGEKVTAASDIFCIGAVLAYAATGRQPFGASDSGVHAIMFRIAHDEPDLEGLPDELGPLVRACLDKDPALRPSAARLAQAAPVSGGAWLPPELLARLGEQAARLLDAETPTQGLRAQDTAGAPGAPAPGTQVDGPPRWRRWRTVLAAGCAVAVLAGGGALAATYWPDRSPESYEEPPGGATGSGKTGKTPGPTTAGDVPDVFVGAWEGVLKGSDDSPKSTSRIEISQGRKGSKTGVYVQVTGERLCMGRSVLVSADDDAIVFGESDVTTSVPAGECLPAAHQTLTMRSQDVMEWTSGAVTATFRRARTGPQIVPAAFVGTWKQHFDELAGGDQNELFDNTVTITQGPVGAPLVRFQDSYPKMDETTGEPLEGTVNCASTAILGGVGNLLVIGPRVPDPRASDADCAPDGAAQSLRIDRFKGKERLLMYGMGLDGEPGEYFRR, from the coding sequence GTGGACCCGCTGACGCCCGAAGACCCGGACCGCATCGGCCCGTTCCGCCTCCTCGGCCGGCTCGGCACCGGTGGCATGGGCCGGGTGTACCTGGCCCGTTCCGAGGGCGGACGCACGGTCGCCGTCAAGGTCGTGCATCCGCAACTCGCCGCGGAGCAGGAGTTCAGGCTGCGCTTCGCCCGTGAGGTCGCCGCGCTGGAACGCGTCGGCGGCACCGGCACCGCGCCCGTGATCGGCTCCGACACGGCAGGGGACCCGCCGTGGGTGGCGGTCGCCTACGTACCCGGGCCGGCGCTGAAGACCGTCGTGGACGAGGAGGGGCCGCTGCCGCCGGACTCGGTGCGCACCCTCGCCGCCGGGCTCGGACAGGCCCTGGAGCACATCCACGCCGCCGGGCTCGTGCACCGCGACCTGAAGCCGTCCAACATCCTGCTGGCCGTGGAAGGCCCGCGGATCATCGACTTCGGGATCGCGCGCGCCGTGGACACCGTCACCGACGGGGGCCTCACCAGCACGGGCGCGGTCGTCGGCTCGCCCGGCTTCATGTCTCCCGAGCAGGTGCGCGGTGAGAAGGTCACCGCCGCCTCCGACATCTTCTGCATCGGGGCGGTGCTCGCCTACGCGGCCACCGGGCGGCAGCCGTTCGGTGCGTCCGACAGCGGTGTGCACGCGATCATGTTCCGGATCGCGCACGACGAACCGGACCTGGAGGGCCTGCCCGACGAACTGGGCCCGCTCGTACGGGCGTGCCTCGACAAGGACCCCGCACTCCGCCCCTCGGCCGCGCGGCTGGCGCAGGCCGCCCCCGTGTCCGGCGGCGCCTGGCTGCCGCCGGAGTTGCTGGCCCGGCTGGGCGAGCAGGCGGCCAGGCTGCTGGACGCGGAAACCCCGACGCAGGGCCTGCGCGCGCAGGACACGGCGGGCGCCCCGGGCGCGCCCGCGCCCGGCACCCAGGTCGACGGGCCGCCCCGGTGGCGCCGTTGGCGTACCGTCCTCGCGGCCGGCTGCGCGGTGGCGGTGCTCGCGGGCGGTGGCGCGCTGGCCGCCACCTACTGGCCGGACCGGTCCCCCGAGTCGTACGAGGAGCCGCCCGGCGGCGCCACCGGCAGCGGCAAGACCGGCAAGACCCCTGGCCCGACGACGGCCGGGGACGTCCCGGACGTCTTCGTCGGCGCCTGGGAAGGCGTGCTGAAGGGCAGCGACGACAGCCCCAAGTCGACCAGCCGTATCGAGATCAGCCAGGGCCGCAAGGGCAGCAAGACCGGCGTGTACGTCCAGGTCACCGGCGAACGGCTGTGCATGGGGCGGTCGGTCCTCGTCTCGGCGGACGACGACGCCATCGTCTTCGGCGAGAGCGACGTGACCACGAGCGTCCCGGCCGGGGAGTGCCTCCCCGCCGCGCACCAGACGCTCACCATGCGCTCCCAGGACGTCATGGAATGGACGTCCGGCGCCGTCACCGCCACCTTCCGCAGGGCGAGGACCGGCCCGCAGATCGTCCCCGCGGCCTTCGTGGGCACCTGGAAGCAGCACTTCGACGAGCTCGCCGGCGGCGACCAGAACGAGCTGTTCGACAACACCGTCACCATCACCCAGGGCCCCGTCGGCGCCCCGCTGGTCCGCTTCCAGGACTCGTACCCGAAGATGGACGAGACGACCGGGGAACCGCTCGAAGGCACCGTCAACTGCGCGAGCACGGCGATCCTGGGCGGCGTCGGCAATCTGCTCGTCATCGGCCCGCGCGTGCCCGACCCCCGCGCCTCCGACGCCGACTGCGCACCGGACGGCGCCGCGCAGAGCCTGCGCATCGACCGCTTCAAGGGCAAGGAGCGACTGCTCATGTACGGGATGGGGCTGGACGGGGAGCCCGGGGAGTACTTCCGCCGCTGA
- a CDS encoding glycoside hydrolase family 19 protein: MSRRILTLLAAFAAVLGLAVFVPSTASAAECSAPWNSSSVYTGGMTASHNGHNWLAKWWTQNETPGSADVWADQGSCGGGGNPNPSGFVVSEAQFNQMFPNRNSFYTYSGLTTAMSAYPAFANTGSDTVKKQEAAAFLANVSHETGGLVHIVEQNTANYPHYCDWSQPYGCPAGQAAYYGRGPIQLSWNFNYKAAGDALGIDLLGNPWRVEQDAAVAWKTGLWYWNTQSGPGTMTGHNAMVNQAGFGHTIRSINGSLECDGGNPGQVQSRVDNYTRFTQILGVPTGGNLYC; the protein is encoded by the coding sequence TTGTCACGACGCATTCTCACCCTGCTCGCCGCCTTCGCGGCGGTACTCGGGCTCGCGGTCTTCGTTCCCTCGACCGCGTCCGCGGCCGAGTGTTCCGCGCCCTGGAACTCCTCCTCCGTCTACACCGGGGGCATGACCGCCTCCCACAACGGCCACAACTGGCTGGCCAAGTGGTGGACCCAGAACGAGACCCCCGGCTCCGCCGACGTCTGGGCCGACCAGGGCAGCTGCGGCGGTGGCGGCAACCCGAACCCCTCGGGGTTCGTCGTCAGCGAGGCGCAGTTCAACCAGATGTTCCCGAACCGGAATTCGTTCTACACGTACAGCGGGCTGACCACGGCGATGAGCGCCTACCCGGCCTTCGCCAACACCGGCAGCGACACGGTCAAGAAGCAGGAGGCCGCGGCCTTCCTCGCGAACGTCTCGCACGAGACGGGCGGCCTGGTCCACATCGTCGAGCAGAACACCGCGAACTACCCGCACTACTGCGACTGGAGCCAGCCCTACGGCTGCCCGGCCGGCCAGGCCGCGTACTACGGCCGCGGCCCCATCCAGCTCAGCTGGAACTTCAACTACAAGGCCGCGGGTGACGCACTCGGCATCGACCTGCTGGGCAACCCCTGGCGCGTCGAGCAGGACGCGGCCGTCGCCTGGAAGACCGGACTCTGGTACTGGAACACGCAGAGCGGCCCCGGCACGATGACCGGCCACAACGCGATGGTCAACCAGGCCGGCTTCGGCCACACGATCCGCTCGATCAACGGCTCCCTGGAATGCGACGGCGGCAACCCGGGGCAGGTCCAGAGCCGAGTCGACAACTACACCCGCTTCACCCAGATCCTGGGCGTCCCGACGGGCGGCAACCTGTACTGCTGA
- a CDS encoding alpha/beta fold hydrolase: MGSVTTQDGTKIFYKDWGPRDGQAIVFHHGWPLSADDWDNQMLFFLGHGYRVIAHDRRGHGRSSQTATGHEMDTYAADVAALTDALDLQGAFHIGHSTGGGEVARYVARAKPGRVGKAVLVSAVPPIMVKSDANPGGLPIEAFDEMRAALAANRSQFFIEVPTGPFYGFNRPGAKVSQGLIDNWWRQGMMGAANAHYECIKAFSETDFNEDLAAIDVPVLVAHGTDDQIVPYADAGPLSAERLKDSTLKSYEGLPHGMLSTHPEVLNPDLLAFLQE; this comes from the coding sequence ATGGGTAGCGTCACCACTCAGGACGGCACCAAGATCTTCTACAAGGACTGGGGTCCGCGCGACGGCCAGGCGATCGTCTTCCACCATGGCTGGCCGCTCAGCGCCGATGACTGGGACAACCAGATGCTGTTCTTCCTCGGGCACGGCTATCGGGTGATCGCCCACGACCGACGTGGCCACGGGCGCTCCAGCCAGACCGCGACCGGTCATGAGATGGACACCTATGCCGCCGATGTGGCGGCGCTGACGGACGCGCTCGATCTGCAAGGGGCCTTCCACATCGGGCACTCGACAGGCGGCGGCGAGGTCGCACGGTATGTCGCGCGCGCCAAGCCGGGCCGGGTGGGGAAGGCCGTGCTCGTCAGCGCGGTGCCGCCGATCATGGTCAAGTCGGACGCCAACCCCGGCGGACTGCCGATCGAGGCCTTCGACGAAATGCGCGCGGCCCTCGCCGCCAATCGCTCGCAGTTCTTCATCGAAGTGCCGACCGGTCCGTTCTACGGCTTCAACCGGCCCGGCGCGAAGGTGTCGCAGGGATTGATCGACAACTGGTGGCGGCAGGGAATGATGGGTGCGGCCAACGCCCACTACGAGTGCATCAAGGCGTTCTCCGAAACCGACTTCAACGAGGACCTCGCAGCGATCGACGTCCCGGTCCTCGTCGCCCACGGCACCGACGACCAGATCGTGCCGTACGCGGACGCGGGCCCGTTGTCGGCCGAGCGACTGAAGGACAGCACCCTGAAGAGCTACGAAGGGCTCCCCCACGGCATGCTGTCGACCCACCCGGAAGTCCTGAACCCAGACCTGTTGGCGTTCTTGCAGGAGTGA
- the sigJ gene encoding RNA polymerase sigma factor SigJ: protein MTDDELLAQRFEEHRSHLRAVGYRMLGSLSEADDAVQEAWLRLSRSDADAVENLGGWLTTVVGRVCLDMLRSRTSRREDPLDVYVPDPVISSLSGTDPEAEALVTDSVGLAMLVVLDTLAPAERLAFVLHDMFAVPFDEIAPIVGKSVAATRQLASRGRRRVGEAPVPDPDLARQREVVDAWIAASRGGDFDALLSLLDPDVVLRVDGGVLAAATTKLVHGAENVAGQAITYQRFAPLARLALVNGTVGMVAAPEGKALSVMSLAIVGGKVVRIDILTDPERLARLDLAALGD from the coding sequence GTGACCGACGACGAGCTGCTGGCGCAGCGCTTCGAGGAGCATCGGTCTCATCTCCGGGCCGTGGGATACCGCATGCTCGGCTCGTTGAGCGAGGCCGATGACGCCGTCCAGGAGGCGTGGCTGCGGCTCAGCCGCTCGGACGCGGATGCCGTGGAGAACCTGGGCGGCTGGCTGACGACGGTCGTGGGCCGCGTATGCCTGGACATGCTGCGGTCGCGTACGTCGCGCCGTGAGGACCCGCTCGACGTCTACGTGCCCGACCCGGTCATCAGCAGCCTCAGCGGCACCGACCCGGAGGCGGAGGCGCTCGTCACCGACTCCGTCGGCCTCGCGATGCTCGTCGTCCTCGACACGCTCGCGCCCGCGGAGCGGCTGGCCTTCGTGCTGCACGACATGTTCGCCGTGCCGTTCGACGAGATCGCGCCGATCGTCGGCAAGTCGGTCGCGGCGACGCGGCAGCTCGCGAGCCGCGGGCGGCGGCGGGTGGGCGAGGCACCCGTGCCGGACCCCGATCTGGCGCGGCAGCGTGAGGTCGTGGACGCGTGGATCGCCGCGTCGCGCGGTGGCGACTTCGACGCCCTGCTGTCGCTGCTCGACCCGGACGTGGTCCTGCGGGTGGACGGCGGCGTCCTGGCGGCGGCCACGACGAAGCTGGTCCACGGCGCGGAGAACGTCGCCGGCCAGGCGATCACGTACCAGCGCTTCGCCCCGCTCGCCCGCCTCGCCCTCGTCAACGGCACGGTGGGCATGGTCGCGGCGCCCGAGGGCAAGGCGCTCTCGGTCATGTCCTTGGCCATCGTGGGCGGCAAGGTCGTCCGGATCGACATCCTCACCGACCCGGAACGACTGGCACGGCTGGACCTGGCGGCCCTGGGCGACTGA
- a CDS encoding DUF397 domain-containing protein, protein MSDSLRWFKSSYSDDSGGSCVEVAFDQPESSHTIHLRDSKATDGPTFAVAPTAWSAFLDWAK, encoded by the coding sequence ATGAGCGACAGCCTGCGGTGGTTCAAGTCCAGCTACAGCGATGACAGCGGCGGCAGCTGCGTCGAGGTCGCCTTCGACCAGCCTGAGTCGTCGCACACCATCCACCTCCGCGACTCCAAGGCCACCGACGGCCCCACCTTCGCCGTGGCACCCACCGCCTGGTCGGCGTTCCTCGACTGGGCGAAGTGA
- a CDS encoding helix-turn-helix domain-containing protein yields MARAENKESASPTARLVADVARKLRVRKGWTQEQLGREMGFSAAAVSAMETCAQPASDEMLVKLEQVLGDGLEIFEQARVYMRMEKYPPQFKDYAGLEQKAVALHLYAITVVHGLFQTDAYARALIGGGYPPLSDQRVEELVEARTARKALFDRQPMATIELVLEESALKRKIGTEEIMREQLLYLAECARRRNVTLQVLPLDAGLSGEYAGARGGLELVETPEHDRLAYLEMQGESLLIRDPAKVSTLFQRYARIRAQALDPRESLGLIQQLAGEQR; encoded by the coding sequence ATGGCGCGAGCGGAAAACAAGGAATCGGCGAGTCCGACAGCGCGACTGGTGGCGGACGTGGCGCGAAAGCTCCGCGTACGAAAGGGATGGACGCAGGAACAGCTCGGCAGGGAAATGGGCTTCTCGGCGGCGGCGGTGAGCGCGATGGAGACGTGTGCGCAGCCGGCGAGCGACGAGATGCTCGTCAAGCTGGAGCAGGTGCTCGGGGACGGGCTGGAGATCTTCGAGCAGGCGCGGGTGTACATGCGGATGGAGAAGTACCCGCCGCAGTTCAAGGACTACGCGGGCCTGGAGCAGAAGGCGGTTGCGCTGCATCTGTACGCGATCACCGTCGTCCACGGCCTCTTCCAGACGGACGCGTACGCACGAGCCTTGATCGGCGGCGGGTATCCACCACTGTCCGACCAGCGCGTGGAGGAACTGGTCGAGGCGCGAACGGCGCGCAAGGCGCTCTTCGACCGGCAGCCCATGGCGACGATCGAGCTGGTTCTCGAGGAGTCCGCGCTGAAGCGGAAGATCGGCACCGAGGAGATCATGCGGGAGCAACTGCTGTACCTCGCCGAGTGCGCGAGGCGGCGCAACGTCACCCTTCAGGTGCTGCCCTTGGACGCCGGGCTCAGCGGCGAGTACGCGGGTGCACGCGGCGGGCTGGAACTGGTCGAGACGCCCGAGCACGACCGCCTGGCCTATCTGGAGATGCAGGGCGAGAGCCTGCTGATCAGGGACCCCGCAAAGGTGAGTACGTTGTTCCAGCGGTATGCGAGGATCCGAGCACAGGCCCTGGATCCCCGGGAATCGCTGGGCCTCATCCAGCAGTTGGCGGGAGAGCAGAGATGA
- a CDS encoding CapA family protein: protein MAGQALVTLFLCGDVMSGRGVDQILPHPGDPVLREGYIRDARDYVALAEAVNGVIPQPVDYAWPWGAALDVLDRFAPDVRVIDLESSVTTSDEFAQGKAVTYRMHPDNVPCLAAARPDVCALANNHVLDFGRRGLEETLAALNRAGLRPAGAGRNRDEAQRPVPVPTNAGGRVLVLSCGMASAGIPSRWAAGEGRPGVDFVPDLSARSADALVRRLRAVREPGDLTVVSIHWGSNWGYGVSQSQSAFAHRLVDGGVDLVHGHSSHHPRPIQVYRGKLILYGCGDLIDDYEGISGYERYRDDLRLLYFPALEAETGELAALRIVPMQARQMRLHHASAADSGWLCEVLSRAGRAFGTQVEPELGGGGTLTLRWSRH, encoded by the coding sequence ATGGCCGGGCAAGCCCTCGTGACGCTGTTCCTGTGCGGCGATGTCATGTCGGGCCGGGGCGTCGACCAGATCCTGCCGCACCCCGGTGATCCCGTCCTGCGCGAGGGCTACATCCGGGACGCCCGCGACTACGTGGCGCTCGCCGAGGCCGTGAACGGAGTGATTCCGCAGCCCGTGGACTACGCCTGGCCCTGGGGCGCCGCACTGGACGTGCTCGACCGGTTCGCGCCGGATGTGCGGGTGATCGACCTGGAGAGCAGTGTCACGACGAGTGACGAGTTCGCGCAGGGCAAGGCGGTGACGTACCGGATGCATCCGGACAACGTTCCGTGTCTGGCGGCCGCGCGGCCCGATGTGTGTGCGCTGGCCAACAACCATGTCCTCGACTTCGGGCGGCGCGGACTGGAGGAGACCCTGGCGGCGCTGAACCGTGCCGGTCTGCGGCCGGCCGGGGCCGGGCGGAACAGGGACGAGGCACAGCGACCGGTCCCGGTGCCGACGAACGCGGGCGGGCGGGTACTCGTCCTGTCCTGCGGGATGGCGTCCGCGGGGATCCCGTCCCGCTGGGCGGCGGGGGAGGGCCGGCCGGGCGTCGACTTCGTGCCCGATCTCTCCGCCCGCAGCGCCGACGCGCTCGTACGGCGGCTGCGGGCGGTCCGCGAGCCCGGCGATCTGACCGTCGTCTCCATCCACTGGGGCTCGAACTGGGGATACGGGGTTTCACAGAGCCAGAGCGCGTTCGCCCACCGGCTCGTCGACGGCGGAGTGGACCTCGTCCACGGTCACTCCTCGCACCATCCGCGGCCGATCCAGGTCTACCGGGGCAAGCTCATCCTGTACGGCTGCGGCGACCTCATCGACGACTACGAAGGCATCTCCGGCTACGAGCGCTACCGCGACGACCTGCGGCTGCTGTACTTCCCGGCCCTGGAGGCGGAGACGGGCGAACTGGCCGCGCTGCGGATCGTCCCGATGCAGGCCCGCCAGATGCGGCTCCACCACGCCTCGGCGGCGGACTCCGGCTGGCTCTGCGAGGTCCTGAGCAGGGCAGGGCGCGCGTTCGGCACGCAGGTGGAGCCCGAGCTCGGCGGGGGCGGGACGCTCACGCTCCGCTGGTCCCGCCACTGA
- a CDS encoding serine/threonine-protein kinase produces the protein MEQLASGDPRRIGAYRLLARLGAGGMGRVYLARSDRGRTVAVKLVRRELAEQEEFRSRFRQEVAAARRVGGSWTAPVLDADTEAAVPWVATGYVAGPSLHAVVSGGQGGGRGDGSHSRQGDDDGWDGGRDSGPAAHGPLPEHSVRTLGVGLARALTDIHRAGIVHRDLKPSNVLVTIDGPRVIDFGIARALETVTDGGLTRTGALVGSPGFMAPEQVRGDRITPACDVFCLGSVLAYAASGRLPFGSADSGVHAQMFRIAEEEPDLSGVPDGLRDLIRDCLHKEPGSRPTLEQILERAGGVSQDSTVPWLPGSLIAQLGSHAVKLLEVEHPESFPDPSAPTPPVPGPQGTAPPGAAPPPLTPPGTAPPGVPAVHALPTMPGPPTPPPYVSHPVYVPLPPAPEPPRPNARGTVALVAVAVVVAVAAGTSVYALMNGSGHKKNPPVPGPSASGSPATAESSPKSPEASPTTGPGTVPQEYVGTWQAAFTTADGNTNTRVMTITRGSTGDTVMTLTGTSATYDCAWSATLRDPGPPLELGPTQVTFGDRQSCAPGEWSRLDMPDDRTIVRELVGSGGAPLTYTKVE, from the coding sequence ATGGAGCAGCTCGCATCGGGGGATCCGCGGCGCATCGGCGCGTACCGGCTGCTCGCCCGCCTGGGAGCCGGCGGCATGGGCCGGGTGTATCTCGCCCGCTCGGACCGGGGCCGTACGGTCGCGGTCAAGCTCGTACGGCGTGAGCTGGCGGAGCAGGAGGAGTTCCGCAGCCGCTTCCGCCAGGAGGTGGCGGCGGCCCGCCGGGTGGGCGGGTCCTGGACCGCGCCGGTGCTGGACGCGGACACCGAGGCGGCGGTGCCGTGGGTCGCGACCGGTTACGTCGCCGGGCCCTCGCTCCACGCCGTCGTGTCCGGCGGCCAGGGCGGCGGCCGGGGCGACGGGAGCCACAGCCGTCAGGGCGACGACGACGGCTGGGACGGCGGCCGGGACAGCGGCCCCGCCGCCCACGGCCCGCTGCCCGAGCATTCCGTACGCACCCTCGGCGTCGGCCTCGCCCGCGCCCTGACGGACATCCACCGCGCCGGCATCGTCCACCGCGACCTCAAGCCCTCCAACGTGCTGGTCACCATCGACGGCCCCCGCGTCATCGACTTCGGAATCGCCCGCGCCCTGGAGACCGTCACGGACGGCGGGCTCACCCGCACGGGAGCGCTGGTCGGTTCACCCGGGTTCATGGCCCCCGAGCAGGTGCGCGGGGACCGGATCACCCCGGCCTGCGACGTGTTCTGCCTGGGCTCGGTCCTCGCGTACGCGGCGAGCGGGCGGCTGCCGTTCGGCTCGGCGGACAGCGGAGTGCACGCCCAGATGTTCCGGATCGCCGAAGAGGAGCCGGATCTCTCCGGCGTCCCGGACGGGCTGCGGGACCTGATACGCGACTGCCTGCACAAGGAGCCCGGCTCCCGGCCCACGCTGGAGCAGATCCTGGAGCGGGCCGGTGGCGTGTCGCAGGACTCCACGGTGCCGTGGCTTCCCGGATCGCTCATCGCCCAACTGGGCAGCCATGCCGTGAAACTGCTGGAGGTCGAGCACCCGGAGAGCTTCCCGGACCCGTCGGCACCGACTCCTCCCGTCCCTGGTCCTCAGGGGACCGCTCCTCCGGGGGCTGCTCCTCCGCCACTGACCCCGCCGGGTACCGCTCCTCCGGGTGTGCCCGCGGTGCACGCCCTTCCCACGATGCCCGGCCCTCCGACGCCGCCCCCGTACGTCTCCCATCCCGTCTACGTCCCGCTGCCGCCCGCCCCCGAGCCGCCGCGCCCCAACGCCCGCGGCACGGTGGCCCTCGTCGCCGTCGCCGTGGTCGTCGCGGTCGCCGCCGGCACTTCGGTGTACGCGCTCATGAACGGCTCAGGGCACAAGAAGAACCCGCCGGTGCCCGGCCCGTCGGCCTCGGGGAGCCCCGCGACCGCGGAGTCGTCCCCGAAGTCGCCCGAAGCATCGCCCACCACCGGCCCCGGGACCGTTCCCCAGGAGTACGTGGGCACCTGGCAGGCGGCCTTCACCACCGCCGACGGCAACACCAACACCCGCGTCATGACCATCACCCGCGGCTCGACCGGCGACACGGTCATGACCCTCACCGGCACGAGCGCCACCTACGACTGTGCCTGGTCCGCCACCCTCCGCGACCCGGGCCCGCCCCTCGAACTCGGCCCCACCCAGGTCACCTTCGGTGATCGTCAAAGCTGCGCCCCCGGCGAGTGGAGCCGTCTCGACATGCCCGACGACCGCACGATCGTCCGCGAGCTCGTCGGCTCCGGCGGAGCCCCGCTGACGTACACGAAGGTGGAGTGA
- a CDS encoding VOC family protein, translated as MTVQPVPEGYTTVTPWIIGHDTAGLIDYLQRAFDAEDLGRFEMEDGTIGHAELRIGNARLMAFDGPKGWPATPAFVRLYVPDAEETHRRAVAAGGTSVTEVTHLYFGDKVGRVRDPYGNVWWIQTHIEDVDEAELERRLSDPEFGESMAYVTGSLARAGAKPDHPAGPPN; from the coding sequence ATGACCGTTCAGCCGGTTCCCGAGGGCTACACCACGGTCACGCCGTGGATCATCGGCCATGACACGGCGGGCCTCATCGACTACCTCCAACGGGCCTTCGACGCGGAGGATTTGGGCCGCTTCGAGATGGAGGACGGCACGATCGGGCACGCGGAGCTGCGCATCGGGAACGCGCGGCTGATGGCCTTCGACGGTCCGAAGGGCTGGCCGGCCACCCCCGCCTTCGTGCGGCTGTACGTGCCGGACGCGGAGGAGACGCACCGGCGGGCGGTCGCGGCGGGGGGTACGTCGGTGACGGAGGTGACCCACCTGTACTTCGGCGACAAGGTGGGCCGGGTCCGTGATCCCTACGGCAACGTCTGGTGGATCCAGACACACATCGAGGACGTGGACGAGGCGGAGCTGGAACGGCGGCTGTCCGACCCGGAGTTCGGCGAGTCGATGGCGTACGTCACCGGCTCGCTGGCGCGGGCCGGTGCGAAGCCGGACCATCCTGCCGGTCCGCCGAACTGA